In a single window of the Nocardioides massiliensis genome:
- a CDS encoding alpha/beta fold hydrolase produces the protein MTDVTRPRLEGTVAVRDGRRLGFAEYGVPRGRVVVWMHGTPGARRQVPVEARAIAESEGLRIIGIDRPGIGSSTPHLYRDVLDWTEDLALFADTLGIDTFRTVGLSGGGPYALAAAAAFPDRVEAVGVLGGVAPTVGPDAAAGGPIQLAVRLEPVLRRGRLAMGAAVSGVIRVVRPLANPAVDLYGHFQPAGDRNLLARPEFKAMFVDDLLNGSRFQMSAPFSDLVLFCRHWGFDLADVRVPVHWWHGDADHIVPFRHGEHAVARMPHATLSVIDGESHLGGLGIARDVLGVVCHPARADTDAGGAAHA, from the coding sequence ATGACGGACGTCACACGGCCGCGGCTCGAGGGCACCGTCGCGGTGCGCGACGGGCGACGCCTGGGCTTCGCGGAGTACGGCGTACCGCGGGGCCGGGTCGTGGTGTGGATGCACGGCACCCCGGGTGCCCGGCGGCAGGTGCCCGTCGAGGCGCGGGCGATCGCGGAGTCCGAGGGGCTGCGGATCATCGGCATCGACCGTCCCGGGATCGGGAGCTCCACCCCGCACCTCTACCGCGACGTCCTCGACTGGACCGAGGACCTGGCGCTCTTCGCGGACACGCTCGGCATCGACACGTTCCGCACCGTCGGTCTCTCGGGCGGTGGGCCCTACGCGCTGGCCGCCGCGGCCGCCTTCCCCGACCGGGTGGAGGCCGTGGGCGTCCTCGGCGGGGTCGCGCCGACGGTGGGTCCCGACGCCGCCGCAGGCGGACCGATCCAGCTCGCCGTCCGCCTCGAGCCCGTGCTGCGGCGCGGACGCCTGGCCATGGGGGCCGCGGTGAGCGGGGTCATCCGGGTGGTGCGTCCGCTGGCGAACCCCGCCGTCGATCTCTACGGTCACTTCCAGCCGGCCGGCGACCGCAACCTGCTGGCGCGCCCGGAGTTCAAGGCGATGTTCGTCGACGACCTCCTCAACGGCAGCCGGTTCCAGATGAGCGCGCCGTTCTCCGACCTGGTGCTGTTCTGTCGGCACTGGGGCTTCGACCTGGCCGACGTCCGGGTCCCGGTCCACTGGTGGCACGGCGACGCCGATCACATCGTCCCGTTCCGGCACGGCGAGCACGCGGTGGCGCGGATGCCGCATGCGACGCTGTCGGTGATCGACGGCGAGAGCCACCTCGGCGGCCTCGGCATCGCCCGCGACGTGCTGGGCGTCGTGTGTCACCCCGCCCGGGCGGACACCGACGCGGGAGGCGCCGCGCACGCCTGA
- a CDS encoding DUF3145 domain-containing protein, whose amino-acid sequence MTTRASTQATTRGVLYVHSAQSALCPHIEWALGGVLGVPVHLDWTPQPAQSGTYRAEYSWSHSSGTAAAITSALRGWNHLRFEVTEDATPSSEAARFSYTPDLGVFHAVTGLHGDIMIPEDRLKAAVVKAALGDTTVLLEIDKLLGKPWDDELETFRHAGDGAPVRWLHHVV is encoded by the coding sequence GTGACCACACGTGCCTCGACCCAGGCCACCACGCGCGGCGTGCTCTACGTGCACTCCGCGCAGTCCGCCCTGTGCCCGCACATCGAGTGGGCGCTCGGCGGCGTGCTCGGCGTGCCCGTGCACCTCGACTGGACCCCGCAGCCCGCGCAGAGCGGCACCTACCGCGCGGAGTACTCGTGGTCGCACAGCAGCGGTACCGCCGCGGCGATCACCTCCGCGCTGCGCGGGTGGAACCACCTGCGCTTCGAGGTCACCGAGGACGCGACGCCGAGCAGCGAGGCGGCGCGGTTCTCCTACACCCCCGACCTCGGCGTCTTCCACGCCGTGACGGGCCTGCACGGCGACATCATGATCCCCGAGGACCGGCTCAAGGCGGCCGTGGTGAAGGCCGCGCTCGGTGACACCACCGTGCTGCTCGAGATCGACAAGCTCCTCGGCAAGCCGTGGGACGACGAGCTCGAGACCTTCCGGCACGCCGGCGACGGGGCTCCGGTGCGGTGGCTGCACCACGTCGTCTGA
- a CDS encoding alpha/beta hydrolase family protein, which translates to MQNRPARSSRRPLLLILTGLAIAGLVAVLIPGAAPARSAYAFPRYGAHNDVSTPFNVSHIPTLARTRFDGGQLRIRSTLWETPGHRMQEIVYRSAGRQVTGSISVPQGPGPFPVVVMAHGYVDPAVYFSGATLEREQAYLADAGYVVVQTDYRNYGGSFTEPRGRTVRRPRGYAEDLINLVRAVRSARLPYADTSRLALFGRSMGGGVVLNALAARPRLAHAAVLYSPLSASMTDNYRHFVGTRRTHRQLSERIEGAFGTPRTRPRYWRQISSDSYLHRITIPVQIHHGLADAKTLPRWSRRTASRLKAGGAPVDLRFYAGEAHKFSSRWSDFMHSTRTFLDHSLGRV; encoded by the coding sequence GTGCAGAACCGCCCCGCCCGCTCGTCGCGGCGCCCCCTCCTCCTCATCCTGACCGGTCTGGCCATCGCCGGCCTCGTCGCCGTCCTCATCCCCGGCGCTGCGCCGGCGCGCTCGGCGTACGCCTTCCCGCGCTACGGCGCCCACAACGACGTGTCGACGCCGTTCAACGTCAGCCACATCCCGACGCTGGCCCGCACCCGCTTCGACGGGGGTCAGCTGCGCATCCGGTCGACGCTGTGGGAGACCCCGGGGCACCGGATGCAGGAGATCGTCTACCGCTCTGCGGGGCGTCAGGTCACCGGCTCGATCAGCGTCCCGCAGGGCCCGGGTCCGTTCCCGGTCGTCGTCATGGCGCACGGGTACGTCGACCCCGCGGTCTACTTCAGCGGCGCCACGCTCGAGCGCGAGCAGGCCTACCTCGCCGATGCCGGCTACGTCGTGGTGCAGACCGACTACCGCAACTACGGAGGCTCCTTCACCGAGCCGCGCGGGCGCACGGTGCGCAGGCCGAGGGGCTACGCCGAGGACCTGATCAACCTGGTCCGGGCCGTGCGCTCTGCCCGGCTGCCGTACGCCGACACCTCGCGCCTGGCGCTGTTCGGCCGCTCGATGGGCGGGGGCGTGGTGCTCAACGCACTCGCCGCCCGGCCGCGCCTGGCCCACGCAGCGGTGCTCTACTCACCGCTGAGCGCGTCGATGACCGACAACTACCGACACTTCGTCGGCACCCGTCGCACCCACCGCCAGCTCTCCGAGCGGATCGAAGGCGCCTTCGGCACCCCGCGCACCCGCCCGAGGTACTGGCGCCAGATCAGCTCCGACTCCTACCTGCACCGGATCACGATCCCCGTGCAGATCCACCACGGTCTCGCCGACGCGAAGACGCTGCCGCGGTGGAGCCGGCGTACGGCGAGCAGGCTCAAGGCCGGTGGCGCCCCGGTGGACTTGCGGTTCTACGCCGGGGAGGCACACAAGTTCTCCTCCCGCTGGTCCGACTTCATGCACAGCACGCGGACGTTCCTCGACCACAGCCTCGGACGGGTCTGA
- a CDS encoding acyl-CoA carboxylase subunit beta — translation MVSTSSTTEAPRSPAQTTATSPAKPPREQDPRNPLHRLTALFDEGTCSPITEDDGSGMLAAVGHVEGNPAVAFCSDATVMGGAMGEVGCRVVVRAYQRALADGVPIIGLWHSGGARLAEGVLSLHAVGEIFHAMTQASGKIPQISVVLGPAAGGAAYGPALTDVVILGPEGRIFVTGPDVVRSVTGEDVDMLRLGGPEPHGRRSGVVHLIAETEREALDQARDVATLLGAQGSLEVDAVADTDLEALLPESPKRAYDVHPLVEAVLDAGSALELHARWAPNIVTTLGRFGGRTVGVIANNPLRLGGCLDSLSAEKASRFVRMCDAFGVPLIVLVDVPGYLPGVGQEWDGVVRRGAKLLHAFGEAVVPRVTLVTRKTYGGAYIAMNSRSLGATKVFAWPGAQVAVMGAVAAVRILHRRRLADVAPEIRHQVETELAAEHERISGGVDKAVEIGVVDEIVAPDRTRSALAHAIADAGLVQRGQHGNIPL, via the coding sequence ATGGTCTCGACCAGCTCGACCACCGAGGCGCCACGCTCCCCCGCACAGACCACCGCGACGAGTCCGGCGAAGCCGCCGCGCGAGCAGGACCCGCGCAACCCGCTGCACCGACTCACCGCGCTCTTCGACGAGGGCACCTGCTCCCCCATCACCGAGGACGACGGCTCGGGCATGCTGGCCGCCGTCGGCCACGTCGAGGGCAACCCCGCCGTCGCGTTCTGCTCCGACGCCACCGTCATGGGTGGCGCGATGGGCGAGGTGGGCTGCCGCGTGGTGGTCCGCGCCTACCAGCGCGCCCTCGCCGACGGCGTACCGATCATCGGCCTGTGGCACTCCGGCGGCGCGCGTCTGGCCGAGGGCGTGCTGTCGCTGCACGCCGTGGGCGAGATCTTCCACGCCATGACCCAGGCCTCGGGCAAGATCCCGCAGATCTCCGTCGTGCTCGGCCCGGCCGCAGGGGGTGCGGCGTACGGTCCCGCGCTCACCGACGTGGTGATCCTCGGTCCCGAGGGCCGCATCTTCGTGACCGGTCCCGACGTCGTGCGCTCGGTGACGGGCGAGGACGTCGACATGCTCCGCCTCGGCGGCCCCGAGCCCCACGGACGCCGCTCCGGTGTCGTGCACCTCATCGCCGAGACCGAGCGCGAGGCCCTCGACCAGGCTCGCGACGTCGCCACGCTGCTCGGCGCCCAGGGCAGCCTCGAGGTCGACGCCGTGGCCGACACCGACCTGGAGGCGCTGCTGCCGGAGTCGCCCAAGCGGGCCTACGACGTGCACCCGCTGGTCGAGGCCGTGCTCGACGCGGGCAGCGCGCTGGAGCTGCACGCACGCTGGGCGCCCAACATCGTCACCACGCTCGGTCGCTTCGGCGGCCGTACGGTCGGAGTCATCGCCAACAACCCCCTGCGGCTCGGCGGGTGTCTGGACTCGCTGTCGGCGGAGAAGGCATCGCGGTTCGTGCGGATGTGCGACGCGTTCGGCGTCCCGCTGATCGTGCTCGTCGACGTCCCCGGCTACCTGCCGGGTGTCGGCCAGGAGTGGGACGGTGTCGTCCGCCGCGGCGCCAAGCTGCTGCACGCCTTCGGTGAGGCCGTGGTGCCGCGGGTGACGCTGGTGACCCGCAAGACCTACGGCGGCGCCTACATCGCGATGAACTCCCGCTCGTTGGGCGCCACGAAGGTGTTCGCGTGGCCCGGCGCGCAGGTCGCCGTCATGGGTGCCGTGGCTGCCGTCCGCATCCTGCACCGACGCCGGCTCGCCGACGTCGCTCCGGAGATCCGGCACCAGGTCGAGACCGAGCTGGCAGCCGAGCACGAGCGGATCTCGGGCGGGGTCGACAAGGCGGTCGAGATCGGCGTCGTCGACGAGATCGTCGCCCCCGACCGCACCCGCTCAGCCCTGGCGCACGCGATCGCCGACGCCGGGCTCGTGCAGCGCGGTCAGCACGGCAACATCCCGCTCTGA
- the fabF gene encoding beta-ketoacyl-ACP synthase II, producing the protein MSTRVVVTGLGTTSPVGGDVASTWTALVGGVSGVRPLTHDWAEQLGTKIAAEVAVDPSEVLDRVKARRLDRSGQLALVAALEAWADAGFSVGTDEGTDGPDPLRIGVAMASGIGGVTTLLSNYDALKEKGPRRVSPLAIPMLMPNGPAAAIGLTIGAKAAVHTPVSACASGNEAIALGIDQIRLGRADVMVVGGTEAAVHPLPLAAFGQMMALSKRNDEPERASRPWDKGRDGFVLGEGAAVLVLESEEHARARGATVYAEAAGAGITADSHDIAQPDPEGLGATRAMEMALREGGLSASDIHHVNAHATSTPQGDVAEAKAIRAALGAAADQVVLTSTKSMTGHLLGAAGALESVATILALRDRVVPPTINLEDPEDIGIQIARGKHQLPDGQLAALNNSFGFGGHNVALAFRSA; encoded by the coding sequence ATGAGCACCCGCGTCGTCGTCACCGGCCTCGGCACCACCTCGCCCGTCGGCGGTGACGTGGCCAGCACCTGGACCGCCCTCGTCGGCGGCGTGTCCGGGGTCCGCCCGCTGACCCACGACTGGGCCGAGCAGCTCGGCACGAAGATCGCCGCCGAGGTGGCGGTGGACCCGAGCGAGGTCCTCGACCGGGTCAAGGCCCGTCGCCTCGACCGTTCGGGCCAGCTCGCGCTGGTCGCCGCGCTCGAGGCCTGGGCCGACGCCGGGTTCTCCGTGGGCACCGACGAGGGCACCGACGGCCCCGACCCGCTGCGCATCGGCGTGGCGATGGCCTCGGGCATCGGCGGCGTCACGACGCTGCTGTCCAACTACGACGCGCTCAAGGAGAAGGGGCCGCGCCGGGTCTCGCCGCTGGCGATCCCGATGCTGATGCCCAACGGGCCCGCCGCGGCGATCGGCCTCACGATCGGCGCGAAGGCCGCCGTCCACACCCCCGTCTCCGCCTGCGCCTCCGGCAACGAGGCCATCGCGCTCGGCATCGACCAGATCCGCCTGGGCCGCGCCGACGTGATGGTCGTCGGCGGCACGGAGGCGGCCGTCCACCCGCTCCCACTGGCCGCGTTCGGTCAGATGATGGCGCTGTCGAAGCGCAACGACGAGCCCGAGCGGGCCTCGCGCCCCTGGGACAAGGGCCGCGACGGCTTCGTGCTCGGCGAGGGCGCTGCGGTGCTGGTCCTCGAGTCCGAGGAGCACGCCCGCGCACGCGGTGCGACGGTGTACGCCGAGGCGGCCGGCGCCGGCATCACCGCCGACAGTCACGACATCGCCCAGCCCGACCCGGAGGGCCTCGGCGCGACGCGCGCCATGGAGATGGCACTGCGCGAGGGCGGCCTCTCCGCCTCCGACATCCACCACGTCAACGCTCACGCCACCTCCACGCCGCAGGGCGATGTGGCGGAGGCGAAGGCCATCCGCGCCGCCCTGGGCGCCGCTGCCGACCAGGTGGTGCTGACGTCGACCAAGTCGATGACCGGTCACCTGCTCGGTGCCGCCGGCGCGTTGGAGTCGGTGGCCACGATCCTCGCGCTGCGCGACCGGGTCGTCCCGCCGACGATCAACCTCGAGGATCCCGAGGACATCGGCATCCAGATCGCGCGGGGCAAGCACCAGCTGCCCGACGGCCAGCTCGCCGCTCTCAACAACTCGTTCGGGTTCGGCGGCCACAACGTCGCCCTCGCCTTCCGGAGCGCGTGA
- a CDS encoding acyl carrier protein: MATTEEIRTDLAEIVNEVAGIEPADVQLDKSFVDDLDVDSLSMVEVVVAAEEKFGVTIPDDEVKNLKTVGDAVAYIERAQNG, encoded by the coding sequence ATGGCCACCACCGAGGAGATCCGCACCGACCTCGCAGAGATCGTCAACGAGGTCGCCGGGATCGAGCCCGCCGACGTCCAGCTCGACAAGTCGTTCGTCGACGACCTGGACGTCGACTCGCTGTCGATGGTCGAGGTCGTGGTCGCGGCCGAGGAGAAGTTCGGCGTAACGATCCCCGACGACGAGGTCAAGAACCTCAAGACCGTCGGCGACGCCGTCGCCTACATCGAGCGCGCCCAGAACGGCTGA
- a CDS encoding beta-ketoacyl-ACP synthase III, giving the protein MSATRGTGLRSATGARHARPLGLGAYRPSVVVPNADIVEAIDSSDEWIQQRSGIRSRRFAAPHETVLSMSVAAAREAIEDAGIAPEQIDAVIVATVSHMLQTPAAAPAIAHELGLARPVAFDISAACAGFCHGVGLADDMIRGGSARHVLVIGVERLSDITDPEDRGTAFIFADGAGAMVLGPSDEPGVGPVVWGSDGEQFDLIRQREDWRDVVAGDDPRMPHLVMQGSAVFRWASFEMAKVAREALDRAGVTVDDLDVFVPHQANMRITDAMARAIKLPGHVRIARDIVEQGNTSAASVPLALHRMVAEGEARSGDLALLIAFGAGLSYAAQVVRVP; this is encoded by the coding sequence GTGAGCGCGACCCGAGGTACGGGGCTGCGCAGTGCGACCGGCGCGCGGCACGCGCGTCCCCTCGGTTTGGGTGCCTACCGGCCCAGCGTGGTCGTCCCCAACGCCGACATCGTCGAGGCGATCGACTCCAGCGACGAGTGGATCCAGCAGCGCTCGGGCATCCGGAGCCGCCGCTTCGCCGCGCCACACGAGACCGTGCTGTCGATGTCGGTCGCCGCTGCCCGCGAGGCGATCGAGGACGCCGGCATCGCGCCGGAGCAGATCGACGCCGTCATCGTCGCGACCGTCTCCCACATGCTGCAGACGCCCGCGGCCGCGCCGGCGATCGCCCACGAGCTCGGCCTGGCCCGCCCCGTGGCATTCGACATCTCCGCCGCCTGCGCCGGCTTCTGCCACGGTGTCGGCCTGGCCGACGACATGATCCGGGGCGGCAGCGCCCGCCACGTGCTGGTCATCGGCGTCGAGCGGCTCTCCGACATCACCGATCCCGAGGACCGCGGGACGGCGTTCATCTTCGCCGACGGTGCCGGCGCGATGGTCCTGGGCCCTTCGGACGAGCCGGGCGTCGGCCCCGTCGTCTGGGGCTCGGACGGCGAGCAGTTCGACCTCATCCGCCAGCGCGAGGACTGGCGCGACGTCGTCGCCGGTGACGACCCTCGGATGCCGCACCTGGTGATGCAGGGCAGCGCCGTCTTCCGCTGGGCGTCCTTCGAGATGGCGAAGGTCGCCCGCGAGGCGCTCGACCGGGCCGGGGTCACGGTCGACGACCTCGACGTGTTCGTCCCCCACCAGGCCAACATGCGCATCACCGACGCGATGGCTCGGGCGATCAAGCTCCCCGGCCACGTGCGCATCGCTCGCGACATCGTCGAGCAGGGCAACACCTCGGCCGCGTCGGTCCCCCTCGCCCTGCACCGGATGGTGGCCGAGGGCGAGGCCCGCAGCGGTGACCTCGCGCTGCTCATCGCCTTCGGCGCCGGCCTGTCCTACGCAGCGCAGGTCGTGCGCGTGCCCTGA